A genomic stretch from Georgenia muralis includes:
- a CDS encoding BTAD domain-containing putative transcriptional regulator, which produces MRVGVLGPVEAFLDGPLDLGTRKQRALVAALALHRGRPVAVDTIIDLLWGDDPPEAVAGTLQAYVARLRRVLEPDRPARAPATVLVTLEPGYALRLAPEDLDAAVFEQVSGHARRLLAPAGLTTAGAGTAPARAAPAGRRSEALPTGVLEDAAARLESALDLWRGEPYVELGDAPSAVAERARLEELRLLALEDLAVARLALGRHGQAAAELDALTSAHPLRERLWALRALALARGGRQAEALDVLRQVREVLSDELGLDPGAELRALQAAVLAQDPALAWVPPPVTDRAAGAPAPPAHTATSPASQGPGESPTSPSRPGSDRADLTPLPRLPSWPMAGRESELVALTGLLDVADGGGPSFAALVGEPGIGKSRLSHELLVLARARGAQVLVGRCSQDDGAPPLWPWAAVLRGLGEDLPLGPGGQGEGGHHEGAGFRTWEAIVTALVADARERTVVVVLDDLHWADPASLRVLRLLAETVESGRLLVLCTWREHPQPVGPLAEVAEALARRHALRLSLHGLDASAVATVVAAVAETTPTGAEADALRERTDGNPFFLVEYARLARERRDLPGLLAEPDPPSAVREVLLRRLDRLPAPTVAALRAASVVGRRFDVSSLAAAAGGDEDELLDHLDLALAAGLVRDEGVDRFSFSHALVRDTVRSQLSSTRRARTHASVAAHLAGLPGREVEAAHHWLAAGPAHAAHAWRAAVAAAAAVRRFHAYEQAAELLTAALASIDVAGGATARERYDILLDLVDAYRWAGSWEGLVATAERAVAVAEEIGDVELLVRAASAPTVGALWQSAPEGQVHAGMVATLRRALERVGPGDGAVRCRALLSLANELYHGAGVAERRALLEDAIAMARRLGEDVLLLDACEVACATLQAPATVHERLAWSQEAARIAGRIGYERTYLVALCLRAGVEGELGMVGPMRATITEARLLATRLRVPFGLIVLANLEVPWLAMAGRFDEAQEWVAGLEDLDRVTGIHQSGEALAGAMAALRLWQGRSAESVPALMAMDAGPQPLATTVAVFLLRAGLVDEARAYLAAHPAGLDDESFVALLGWCMAGEAALGLGDAALAAAAYERAVPYAGLSCSAGSANASGPVDAYLALAAAAAGDLAAAGRHADRAATLCREWEIPLAGRWLAAQRERYGF; this is translated from the coding sequence GTGAGGGTCGGGGTGCTCGGCCCCGTCGAGGCCTTCCTCGACGGCCCGCTTGACCTGGGGACGCGCAAGCAGCGCGCCCTCGTCGCCGCGCTGGCCCTGCACCGCGGCCGGCCGGTCGCCGTCGACACGATCATCGACCTGCTCTGGGGGGACGACCCGCCCGAGGCCGTCGCCGGGACGCTCCAGGCGTACGTGGCCCGACTGCGCCGGGTGCTCGAGCCCGACCGGCCCGCTCGGGCGCCGGCCACCGTCCTGGTGACGCTCGAGCCCGGCTACGCCCTGCGGCTGGCCCCGGAGGACCTCGACGCCGCCGTGTTCGAGCAGGTGAGCGGGCACGCCCGGCGGCTGCTCGCGCCCGCGGGACTCACCACCGCCGGCGCAGGGACCGCTCCGGCGCGGGCCGCGCCCGCCGGCCGGCGGTCCGAGGCCCTGCCGACCGGCGTCCTCGAGGACGCCGCTGCCCGGCTGGAGTCGGCCCTGGACCTGTGGCGCGGCGAGCCCTACGTCGAGCTCGGGGACGCCCCCTCCGCCGTCGCCGAGCGGGCCCGCCTCGAGGAGCTGCGCCTCCTCGCGCTGGAGGACCTCGCCGTCGCCCGGCTCGCGCTCGGCCGGCACGGCCAGGCGGCCGCCGAGCTGGATGCCCTGACCTCCGCGCACCCGCTGCGGGAGCGCCTGTGGGCGCTGCGGGCGCTCGCCCTGGCCCGCGGGGGCCGGCAGGCCGAGGCCCTCGACGTCCTTCGGCAGGTGCGCGAGGTGCTCTCCGACGAGCTGGGTCTCGATCCGGGGGCCGAGCTGCGCGCGCTCCAGGCGGCCGTCCTCGCGCAGGACCCGGCCCTGGCGTGGGTACCCCCGCCCGTCACCGACCGGGCGGCCGGCGCACCCGCACCCCCCGCGCACACCGCCACGTCGCCGGCGAGCCAGGGCCCCGGGGAGTCGCCCACGAGCCCGTCGCGCCCCGGCTCGGACCGCGCCGACCTCACCCCGCTCCCCCGGCTGCCCTCGTGGCCGATGGCCGGGCGCGAGTCCGAGCTCGTCGCCCTCACGGGCCTGCTGGACGTCGCGGACGGCGGCGGCCCGTCGTTCGCCGCCCTGGTCGGGGAGCCGGGGATCGGCAAGTCCCGGCTCAGCCACGAGCTTCTCGTCCTCGCCCGCGCCCGCGGGGCCCAGGTCCTCGTGGGCCGGTGCTCGCAGGACGACGGCGCACCGCCCCTGTGGCCGTGGGCGGCGGTGCTGCGCGGGCTCGGCGAGGACCTGCCGCTCGGGCCGGGCGGGCAGGGCGAGGGAGGGCATCACGAGGGCGCGGGCTTCCGCACCTGGGAGGCGATCGTGACGGCGCTGGTCGCCGACGCCCGCGAGCGCACCGTCGTCGTCGTGCTCGACGACCTCCACTGGGCCGACCCCGCCTCGTTGCGGGTGCTGCGCCTGCTGGCCGAGACCGTGGAGTCCGGACGGCTCCTGGTGCTGTGCACCTGGCGCGAGCACCCTCAGCCCGTCGGCCCGCTCGCGGAGGTCGCCGAGGCGCTCGCCCGCCGGCACGCGCTGCGCCTGAGCCTGCACGGCCTCGACGCGAGCGCCGTCGCGACGGTCGTGGCCGCCGTCGCCGAGACCACCCCGACCGGGGCCGAGGCCGACGCGCTGCGCGAGCGGACCGACGGCAACCCGTTCTTCCTCGTCGAGTACGCCCGACTGGCCCGCGAGCGGCGGGACCTGCCCGGCCTCCTCGCGGAGCCGGACCCGCCCTCGGCCGTGCGGGAGGTGCTGCTGCGCCGGCTCGACCGCCTGCCGGCGCCGACGGTGGCGGCGCTGCGGGCCGCCTCGGTGGTGGGTCGGCGCTTCGACGTCTCCTCGCTCGCCGCGGCGGCGGGCGGCGACGAGGACGAGCTCCTCGACCACCTCGACCTCGCCCTCGCGGCCGGCCTGGTCCGCGACGAGGGGGTGGACCGGTTCTCCTTCTCCCACGCGCTCGTGCGCGACACGGTGCGCTCCCAGCTCAGCTCGACCCGGCGGGCACGCACGCACGCGAGCGTCGCCGCGCACCTCGCCGGGCTGCCGGGACGCGAGGTCGAGGCCGCCCACCACTGGCTCGCGGCCGGGCCCGCGCACGCCGCGCACGCCTGGCGCGCCGCCGTCGCCGCCGCCGCGGCGGTCCGCCGGTTCCACGCGTACGAGCAGGCGGCCGAGCTGCTCACGGCCGCGCTGGCGTCGATCGACGTCGCCGGAGGCGCCACGGCGCGCGAGCGCTACGACATCCTGCTCGACCTCGTCGACGCCTACCGGTGGGCGGGCAGCTGGGAGGGGCTGGTGGCCACCGCCGAGCGCGCCGTCGCGGTGGCGGAGGAGATCGGCGACGTCGAGCTCCTCGTCCGCGCGGCGTCGGCCCCGACCGTGGGCGCGCTGTGGCAGTCGGCCCCCGAGGGGCAGGTCCACGCCGGCATGGTCGCGACGCTGCGGCGCGCGCTCGAGCGGGTGGGGCCCGGCGACGGCGCGGTGCGCTGCCGGGCGCTGCTCAGCCTGGCGAACGAACTCTACCACGGCGCGGGCGTCGCCGAGCGACGGGCGCTGCTCGAGGACGCCATCGCGATGGCCCGGCGGCTGGGCGAGGACGTGCTGCTGCTGGACGCGTGCGAGGTGGCCTGCGCGACCCTCCAGGCTCCGGCGACCGTCCACGAGCGGCTGGCGTGGTCGCAGGAGGCGGCGCGCATCGCCGGCCGCATCGGGTACGAGCGCACCTACCTCGTGGCCCTGTGCCTCCGGGCGGGCGTGGAGGGCGAGCTGGGGATGGTGGGGCCGATGCGCGCGACCATCACCGAGGCGCGCCTGCTCGCCACGCGGCTGCGGGTCCCGTTCGGGCTCATCGTCCTGGCGAACCTCGAGGTGCCGTGGCTGGCGATGGCGGGCCGGTTCGACGAGGCGCAGGAGTGGGTCGCCGGGCTGGAGGACCTCGACCGGGTGACCGGGATCCACCAGTCCGGCGAGGCCCTGGCCGGGGCGATGGCCGCGCTGCGGCTGTGGCAGGGCCGCAGCGCCGAGTCCGTCCCGGCGCTCATGGCCATGGACGCCGGCCCCCAGCCGCTCGCGACCACGGTCGCCGTCTTTCTCCTGCGCGCCGGCCTCGTCGACGAGGCGCGGGCCTACCTCGCCGCGCACCCCGCCGGGCTGGATGACGAGAGCTTCGTGGCGCTCCTGGGCTGGTGCATGGCGGGCGAGGCCGCGCTGGGACTGGGCGACGCCGCGCTCGCGGCGGCCGCGTACGAGCGGGCGGTCCCCTACGCCGGGCTCAGCTGCTCGGCCGGGTCCGCCAACGCGTCCGGGCCGGTGGACGCCTACCTCGCGCTCGCCGCCGCGGCGGCCGGGGACCTCGCCGCGGCGGGGCGCCACGCCGACCGGGCCGCCACGCTGTGCCGGGAGTGGGAGATCCCGCTGGCGGGGCGGTGGCTCGCGGCACAGCGGGAGCGGTACGGCTTCTGA
- a CDS encoding MFS transporter, with protein MTTPPPSAVDPATPPVPGAGNPSDPAEAAATGAAGTTEADLPTWRRDATIFLSGQTVSLFGSMLVQYAIMWHLTLETRSGAVMALASVFGFLPQAVVSVFAGVWADRMDRRRLIIGADAAIAVTTLGLALLMLSGIDDLWLIYLALAIRSVGAGVQMPAVASLLPQIVPTTRLMRVNGINGSIQSAMMLLAPAVAAAVYASFSIVAVFLVDVVTAVVGIGLLLALSVPPLARATATAERPGYLDDLVDGVRYVLTHTFVRWLLALYAVVFLLVVAPSYLTPLMMVRTFGEEVWRLTALELAFSVGMMLGGAAIAAWGGLQNRVVMVLGSTFVFGALAVGMGLSTHLWVFIGLMFLVGLAVPAFSTPSMTVLQETIEPERQGRVFGFVGIVMAVSMPLGMAVFGPLADRFTVQSLLVVSGALMFLVATVAVVVPSGRRAVTAGATPAS; from the coding sequence GTGACCACCCCTCCGCCGTCCGCGGTCGACCCCGCCACGCCGCCGGTCCCCGGCGCCGGGAACCCGAGCGACCCCGCCGAGGCTGCCGCCACGGGCGCCGCCGGCACCACCGAGGCGGACCTGCCCACCTGGCGCCGCGACGCGACGATCTTCCTCTCGGGCCAGACCGTGTCGCTGTTCGGCTCGATGCTCGTGCAGTACGCGATCATGTGGCACCTCACGCTCGAGACGAGGTCGGGCGCCGTCATGGCCCTGGCCTCGGTGTTCGGCTTCCTGCCCCAGGCGGTCGTGTCCGTCTTCGCCGGCGTCTGGGCGGACCGCATGGACCGACGTCGGCTCATCATCGGCGCCGACGCGGCCATCGCGGTGACCACCCTGGGCCTCGCTCTGCTCATGCTCAGCGGCATCGACGACCTGTGGCTGATCTACCTCGCGCTCGCCATCCGCTCGGTCGGCGCCGGTGTGCAGATGCCCGCCGTCGCCTCCCTGCTGCCGCAGATCGTGCCGACCACCAGGCTCATGCGGGTCAACGGCATCAACGGCTCCATCCAGTCGGCGATGATGCTCCTCGCGCCGGCCGTGGCCGCCGCCGTGTACGCGAGCTTCTCCATCGTGGCGGTGTTCCTCGTCGACGTCGTCACGGCCGTGGTCGGCATCGGGCTCCTGCTCGCACTGTCCGTGCCGCCGCTCGCGCGCGCCACCGCCACGGCCGAGCGCCCCGGCTACCTCGACGACCTCGTCGACGGCGTCCGCTACGTCCTCACCCACACGTTCGTCCGCTGGCTGCTGGCGCTCTACGCCGTCGTCTTCCTCCTCGTCGTGGCCCCGTCGTACCTCACGCCCCTGATGATGGTCCGCACCTTCGGCGAGGAGGTCTGGAGGCTCACCGCCCTGGAGCTGGCGTTCAGCGTCGGGATGATGCTGGGCGGCGCGGCCATCGCGGCCTGGGGCGGTCTGCAGAACCGGGTAGTCATGGTGCTCGGGTCCACCTTCGTCTTCGGTGCGCTCGCCGTCGGCATGGGCCTCTCGACCCACCTGTGGGTCTTCATCGGCCTCATGTTCCTCGTCGGGCTCGCCGTGCCGGCCTTCTCCACCCCGTCCATGACCGTGCTCCAGGAGACGATCGAGCCGGAGCGTCAGGGCCGGGTGTTCGGGTTCGTCGGCATCGTCATGGCCGTGTCCATGCCGCTGGGCATGGCGGTGTTCGGCCCGCTGGCCGACCGGTTCACGGTCCAGTCCCTGCTCGTCGTCTCCGGCGCCCTGATGTTCCTCGTCGCGACCGTCGCCGTGGTGGTGCCGTCCGGGCGGCGGGCCGTCACCGCGGGCGCGACGCCCGCGTCCTGA
- a CDS encoding ribokinase, which yields MGSSGRIVVVGSANADLVLDVDHRPSAGETVFGSDVRVTPGGKGANQAVAAGRLGGDVTFVGCVGDDDHGAMLRRSLEAAGVDVGHLRTVGAPTGNAVILLTPDGENAIIASPGANRHVTPALLTGSRAALASADVVVVQLEIPLDTVEQVAREARSARVVVNAAPAATLPPEVLAVADPLVVNESEAAVLLGEAHHGMVPAGSGPAGTIPAGSGPAATVTALLALGPRSVVVTLGGAGAAHAVAGGRTEHTRARPVDVVDTTGAGDAFVGALALELARGADLGDAVVAATGVAAFAVGRRGAQESYPHPHQLSG from the coding sequence ATGGGCAGCAGCGGTCGCATCGTCGTCGTCGGCTCGGCCAACGCCGACCTCGTCCTCGACGTCGACCACCGGCCGTCCGCCGGTGAGACGGTGTTCGGCTCCGACGTCCGTGTCACCCCGGGTGGGAAGGGTGCCAACCAGGCCGTCGCGGCCGGCCGGCTCGGCGGGGACGTCACGTTCGTCGGCTGCGTCGGCGACGACGACCACGGCGCCATGCTCCGCCGGTCGCTCGAGGCGGCCGGCGTCGACGTCGGCCACCTGCGCACCGTGGGTGCGCCGACCGGGAACGCCGTCATCCTGCTCACCCCCGACGGGGAGAACGCGATCATCGCCTCGCCCGGCGCCAACCGGCACGTCACCCCCGCGCTCCTGACCGGCTCCCGCGCCGCGCTGGCATCCGCCGACGTCGTGGTCGTCCAGCTGGAGATCCCCCTGGACACGGTCGAGCAGGTCGCGCGCGAGGCGCGGTCGGCGCGGGTCGTGGTCAACGCCGCCCCGGCGGCCACGCTCCCGCCGGAGGTCCTCGCGGTCGCCGACCCGCTCGTGGTCAACGAGTCCGAGGCCGCCGTCCTCCTCGGCGAGGCGCACCACGGGATGGTGCCCGCCGGGTCCGGCCCCGCCGGCACGATCCCCGCCGGGTCCGGCCCCGCCGCGACCGTCACCGCACTGCTCGCGCTGGGCCCGCGCTCCGTGGTGGTCACGCTCGGTGGGGCCGGGGCCGCCCATGCGGTCGCCGGTGGCCGCACGGAGCACACCCGGGCTCGGCCGGTCGACGTCGTCGACACCACCGGCGCGGGCGACGCGTTCGTCGGGGCCCTGGCCCTCGAGCTCGCGCGGGGCGCCGACCTGGGCGACGCCGTGGTCGCCGCGACCGGGGTGGCGGCGTTCGCCGTGGGCCGCCGCGGTGCCCAGGAGTCGTACCCGCACCCGCACCAGCTGAGCGGGTGA
- a CDS encoding ChaB family protein: MPKTNKDGSAKQSELPSTLKKSEAKAQRTFAKAHDSAAETYGEGERANRTAYSALKHSYEKVGDHWEAKDEKGPSDKKAAGSRGSAGSTKGGVDANASKEHLYDLAKRLDISGRSRMSKDELVDAIQRANAKQPLTAPVVSNR, translated from the coding sequence ATGCCGAAGACCAACAAGGACGGCTCAGCGAAGCAGAGCGAGCTGCCCTCGACGCTGAAGAAGTCCGAGGCGAAGGCGCAGCGCACCTTCGCCAAGGCGCACGACTCCGCCGCGGAGACGTACGGCGAGGGCGAGCGGGCCAACCGGACCGCCTACTCCGCGCTGAAGCACTCCTACGAGAAGGTCGGCGACCACTGGGAGGCGAAGGACGAGAAGGGCCCCTCGGACAAGAAGGCCGCAGGCAGCCGTGGTTCCGCCGGGAGCACGAAGGGCGGTGTCGACGCCAACGCCTCGAAGGAGCACCTCTACGACCTCGCGAAGCGGCTGGACATCTCCGGCCGGTCGAGGATGAGCAAGGACGAGCTCGTCGACGCCATCCAGCGGGCCAACGCGAAGCAACCGCTGACGGCACCCGTCGTCAGCAACCGCTGA
- a CDS encoding VOC family protein, with amino-acid sequence MTTRLNPYISFKDNAREALEFYRDVFGGELTMSTFAEFQASEDPAEADKIMHGQLEAGALTLMASDTPDAMGYDDGSRISMSLSGEDEAELRGYWDRLVDGGTATMPLDKAPWGDYFGMCQDRFGVTWMVNIAGDGGTQPS; translated from the coding sequence ATGACCACCCGGCTCAACCCCTACATCAGCTTCAAGGACAACGCCCGCGAGGCGCTGGAGTTCTACCGCGACGTCTTCGGCGGCGAGCTGACCATGAGCACCTTCGCCGAGTTCCAGGCGAGCGAGGACCCCGCCGAGGCCGACAAGATCATGCACGGCCAGCTCGAGGCCGGCGCCCTGACGCTCATGGCGTCGGACACGCCCGACGCCATGGGGTACGACGACGGCTCCCGCATCTCCATGTCTCTCAGCGGCGAGGACGAGGCCGAGCTGCGCGGCTACTGGGACAGGCTCGTCGACGGCGGGACCGCCACCATGCCGCTGGACAAGGCACCGTGGGGTGACTACTTCGGCATGTGCCAGGACCGGTTCGGCGTCACCTGGATGGTCAACATCGCCGGCGACGGCGGCACCCAGCCGTCGTAG
- a CDS encoding DoxX family protein: MEHLRETRPTVSRGRTAARLLLGAVLLLAGTGHLTVAREEFLAQVPPWLPVDGDTVVVVSGVVELALGGALVALPRHRVVVGWVVAAFFVAIFPGNVSQYLTRTDAFGLDTDTARAVRLLGQPVLVAWTLWSTAAWRDRRWWRG, from the coding sequence ATGGAGCACCTGCGCGAGACCCGGCCGACCGTCTCCCGCGGCCGGACCGCGGCGCGCCTCCTGCTCGGTGCCGTGCTCCTGCTCGCCGGCACAGGTCATCTCACGGTGGCCCGGGAGGAGTTCCTCGCCCAGGTGCCGCCGTGGCTGCCGGTGGACGGCGACACCGTCGTCGTGGTGTCGGGCGTGGTGGAGCTGGCGCTCGGGGGCGCCCTCGTCGCCCTGCCGCGTCACCGCGTGGTCGTGGGCTGGGTGGTCGCCGCGTTCTTCGTCGCGATCTTCCCAGGCAACGTCTCGCAGTACCTCACCCGGACCGACGCCTTCGGGCTGGACACGGACACGGCCCGGGCCGTCCGGCTCCTCGGTCAGCCCGTCCTCGTGGCCTGGACGCTGTGGTCGACGGCGGCCTGGCGCGACCGGCGGTGGTGGCGCGGCTGA
- a CDS encoding ArsR/SmtB family transcription factor, which yields MADDDELLDRAFAALADPARRRIVARLSRGPATVNELAEPFAITKQAVSKHIQVLESAGLVTRTRDAQRRPVHLNPARLEELTSWIDRYRLVKEAQYRSLDAVLRTTNQQE from the coding sequence GTGGCTGACGACGACGAGCTCCTCGACCGGGCCTTCGCGGCCCTGGCCGATCCCGCCCGCCGTCGCATCGTCGCCCGGCTCAGCCGGGGGCCGGCCACGGTCAACGAGCTGGCCGAACCCTTCGCGATCACCAAGCAGGCGGTCTCGAAGCACATCCAGGTCCTCGAGTCCGCCGGGCTCGTCACGCGCACGCGCGACGCCCAGCGCCGGCCCGTCCACCTCAACCCCGCACGGCTGGAGGAACTGACCTCCTGGATCGACCGCTACCGGCTGGTCAAGGAGGCGCAGTACCGCTCGCTCGACGCCGTGCTCCGCACCACCAACCAGCAGGAGTGA
- a CDS encoding SRPBCC family protein, protein MSNALHLSVPEGLPFIDYEREFDHPVAEVFRAHADPDLFARWIGPRGLSTRVERYECRSGGTFRFIQHGDDGVEYAFRGVFHTVRPAELVLQTFEYEGYPDVVTLESMRFEDLPGGRCRLTGRSVYPSLEARERYLADGMEGGITEGYERLDELLAEQVPAT, encoded by the coding sequence ATGAGCAACGCCCTTCACCTCTCCGTCCCGGAGGGGCTGCCCTTCATCGACTACGAGCGCGAGTTCGACCACCCGGTGGCCGAGGTGTTCCGGGCCCACGCCGACCCCGACCTCTTCGCGCGGTGGATCGGCCCTCGGGGGCTGAGCACGCGGGTCGAGCGCTACGAGTGCCGGTCGGGTGGCACGTTCCGGTTCATCCAGCACGGCGACGACGGCGTCGAGTACGCCTTCCGCGGGGTCTTCCACACCGTGCGGCCCGCCGAGCTCGTCCTCCAGACCTTCGAGTACGAGGGCTACCCGGACGTCGTCACCCTGGAGTCCATGAGGTTCGAGGACCTGCCCGGCGGTCGCTGCCGGCTGACCGGTCGGTCCGTCTACCCGAGCCTCGAGGCGCGGGAGCGGTACCTTGCCGACGGCATGGAGGGTGGGATCACCGAGGGGTACGAGCGGCTCGACGAGCTCCTGGCCGAGCAGGTCCCCGCCACCTGA
- a CDS encoding DUF1918 domain-containing protein: MRAQRGDHIVLAAEHVGEPVRDGEIVEVRGGDGEPPYLVRWSDGHEGLIFPGPSAELRTTHTEAESAAAEVGELRPVHEWQVRVSVFEQGDDTTATVALISDALPGISASGESRRSPADPRVSRIGDEVAVARALRHLADQLMDRASHEVEDVTGEEDVVIRPR, from the coding sequence ATGAGGGCTCAGCGTGGAGACCACATCGTTCTCGCTGCCGAGCACGTCGGGGAACCGGTGCGCGACGGCGAGATCGTCGAGGTGCGCGGCGGGGACGGCGAGCCGCCCTACCTGGTGCGATGGAGCGACGGGCACGAGGGCCTGATCTTCCCCGGACCCAGCGCCGAGCTGCGCACCACGCACACCGAGGCGGAGTCCGCGGCGGCGGAGGTCGGGGAGCTCCGGCCCGTGCACGAGTGGCAGGTGCGGGTGTCCGTCTTCGAGCAGGGCGACGACACGACGGCCACCGTGGCCCTCATCAGCGACGCGCTGCCGGGCATCAGCGCGAGCGGGGAGAGCCGTCGCAGCCCCGCCGACCCACGTGTCTCGCGCATCGGTGACGAGGTCGCCGTGGCACGGGCCCTGCGCCACCTCGCCGACCAGCTCATGGACCGCGCGAGCCACGAGGTCGAGGACGTCACCGGCGAGGAGGACGTGGTCATCCGACCTCGGTGA
- a CDS encoding IS110 family transposase, with protein sequence MTAAPGDDDRDDGAEEVIGGIDTHAETIHVAVVSVLGREIADAEFATTPAGYRAAYDFLNSHGAIERVGIEGTSSYGAGIARACAAGGLEVREVLRPDKTVRRRQGKSDPIDAYHAARAVLSGRATSPPKDEKILGLRALHLARRSAVKARTATIHQIHQVLVTAPDSIRQKYRSMTNTKLVTALSRSRTTRYDPVGAAIMRALKDLAARHEFLTSQAADLERDIRTVAESMNPGLLAAHGVGPDTAAQLLITAGANPDRLSNEASFAALCGTAPVPASSGKTRRYRLSRGGDRAANNALHRVALVRMSSDPTTRAYVQRQRARGRSSKEILRTLKRALAREMFKYLTRVVTAPATADLRPARQAKNITLTQAAAHFGVWPMHISTIERGTRRDDDLARAYRQWLQAA encoded by the coding sequence ATGACAGCGGCACCAGGAGATGACGACCGTGACGACGGGGCCGAGGAGGTCATCGGAGGCATCGACACCCACGCCGAGACCATCCATGTGGCTGTCGTGAGCGTGCTGGGGCGGGAGATCGCCGACGCCGAGTTCGCGACCACTCCGGCGGGCTACCGGGCGGCGTACGACTTCCTGAACAGCCACGGCGCGATCGAGCGGGTCGGCATCGAGGGCACCAGCTCCTACGGGGCCGGGATCGCCCGGGCATGTGCCGCCGGCGGGCTCGAGGTCCGAGAGGTGCTGCGCCCCGACAAGACCGTCCGCCGCCGCCAGGGCAAGTCCGACCCCATCGATGCCTATCACGCCGCCCGTGCGGTGCTCTCCGGCCGGGCGACCTCGCCACCCAAGGACGAGAAGATCCTCGGCCTGCGCGCCCTGCACCTGGCCCGCCGCTCCGCGGTCAAGGCACGCACGGCGACGATCCACCAGATCCACCAAGTCCTGGTCACCGCACCGGACTCGATCCGGCAGAAGTACCGTTCCATGACCAACACCAAGCTGGTCACCGCACTGTCCCGAAGCCGCACCACCCGCTACGACCCAGTCGGCGCGGCCATCATGCGCGCGTTGAAGGACCTCGCCGCACGACACGAGTTCCTCACTAGTCAGGCCGCTGACCTCGAGCGCGACATCCGTACCGTCGCGGAGTCCATGAACCCCGGTCTGCTCGCCGCCCACGGCGTCGGCCCAGACACCGCTGCCCAGCTGCTCATCACCGCCGGCGCGAACCCCGACCGGCTCAGCAACGAGGCCTCCTTCGCCGCACTGTGCGGCACCGCACCGGTGCCCGCTTCCTCGGGCAAGACCCGCCGCTACCGGCTCTCCCGGGGAGGGGACCGCGCCGCGAACAACGCCCTGCACCGCGTCGCCCTGGTCCGCATGTCCAGCGACCCCACCACCCGCGCCTACGTTCAGCGACAACGCGCCAGAGGCCGCTCGAGCAAAGAGATCCTCCGCACCCTCAAACGTGCCCTCGCCCGGGAGATGTTCAAGTACCTCACCCGAGTCGTCACGGCCCCCGCGACCGCGGACTTGCGCCCCGCCCGACAGGCCAAGAACATCACCCTGACCCAGGCCGCCGCCCACTTCGGCGTCTGGCCCATGCACATCTCCACCATCGAACGCGGCACCCGCCGCGACGACGACCTCGCCCGCGCCTACCGCCAATGGCTCCAAGCAGCTTGA